One Archocentrus centrarchus isolate MPI-CPG fArcCen1 chromosome 14, fArcCen1, whole genome shotgun sequence DNA window includes the following coding sequences:
- the LOC115791753 gene encoding sodium- and chloride-dependent GABA transporter ine-like, whose protein sequence is MDQQPTRPTWSRQIEFTLAGIGCAVGLGNVWRFPYLCYRSGGGAFLVPYLFMLVVLGIPLLHMELTVGQHTRRGPVHALATVCPLLKGVGIASVAISFIMCIYYNVIITWALYYLFNSFQAPLPWQNCNNTWNTPNCTSHATNSSHSSTASQEFFKYKMLEQTGGVEDAGVLRWDLFLILILAWILIYFCIFKGVKSTGKVVYFTALFPYVILIALLVNNAQLPGAFEGIKFFIVPVWDKLLSVEVWVNAAAQIFNSIGIGFGSLMAMSSYNNFNNNILKDTLSISIINSLTSILAGFVIFSAFGYMSYLQGIPVSDLAVDGPGLVYIVYPQAFASMPVAQLWAVLFFFMLLCLGLDSEFAMVEVMVTSLMDQFYKDVVNIFKKKELFVLTVCLVACLLGIPCVMQVGIYVFQLMDHYTAIVSIMFLAFFEVMAICWIYGVKRLSANLEEMNGNKANIFFRLCWLIVAPVLITVILIFSIIQFKPARYEQYVFPPWAQGVGWIIALASIIWIPLGAIHTLWVLPGSIVEKLKLSLTPYALNEKSKMPYYERGGPEGNPDIAVISPVFDLPEKHPAETYF, encoded by the exons ATGGATCAACAGCCCACCAGACCAACATGGAGCAGACAGATAGAGTTCACTCTGGCTGGCATCGGCTGCGCTGTGGGTCTGGGGAATGTTTGGAGGTTCCCCTATCTCTGCTACAGGAGTGGAGGAG GTGCCTTTCTGGTGCCATACCTGTTCATGCTGGTGGTGCTGGGAATCCCTCTTCTTCACATGGAGCTGACTGTAGGACAGCACACAAGGAGAGGGCCTGTCCATGCTCTGGCCACTGTCTGCCCACTGTTAAAAG GAGTGGGAATTGCATCGGTGGCCATCTCCTTCATCATGTGCATCTACTACAACGTCATTATCACCTGGGCCCTCTATTACCTCTTCAACTCCTTCCAGGCACCGCTACCATGGCAAAACTGCAACAACACCTGGAACACGCCTAACTGTACAAGTCACGCTACCAACAGCAGCCACTCCTCCACAGCCAGCCAAGAGTTCTTCAA ATATAAGATGCTGGAGCAGACTGGTGGAGTAGAGGATGCAGGAGTGCTGCGGTGGGATCttttcctcatcctcatcctggCCTGGATCCTCATTTACTTTTGCATCTTTAAGGGGGTGAAATCAACAGGCAAG gtgGTGTACTTTACTGCCCTGTTCCCATATGTTATTCTGATTGCCCTGCTGGTCAATAATGCACAGCTTCCTGGAGCATTCGAGGGAATAAAGTTCTTCATTGTGCCCGTGTGGGATAAGCTGCTCTCGGTGGAG GTGTGGGTGAACGCTGCAGCTCAGATCTTTAACTCCATCGGGATTGGTTTTGGCTCCCTCATGGCGATGTCCAGCTACAATAACTTCAACAACAACATTCTGAA GGACACGCTGAGTATATCCATCATCAACTCCTTAACCAGCATCCTGGCAGGGTTTGTCATTTTCTCTGCCTTTGGCTACATGTCATATCTGCAGGGCATTCCTGTCAGTGATCTGGCTGTGGATG GTCCAGGATTAGTTTATATTGTTTACCCACAAGCCTTTGCCAGCATGCCAGTGGCTCAGCTCTGGGCAGTGTTGTTCTTCTTTATGCTGCTTTGCCTTGGACTGGACAGTGAG TTTGCAATGGTTGAAGTGATGGTGACGAGTCTCATGGATCAATTCTACAAAGACGTGGTTAATATTTTCAAGAAAAAGGAATTGTTTGTTCTCACAGTTTGTCTTGTAGCCTGCCTCTTAGGAATTCCTTGTGTAATGCAG GTGGGAATCTATGTTTTCCAGCTGATGGACCATTACACTGCCATAGTGTCCATCATGTTTCTGGCATTCTTTGAGGTCATGGCCATCTGTTGGATTTATG GTGTGAAACGACTTTCAGCCAACCTGGAGGAGATGAacggaaacaaagcaaacatcttCTTCAGACTGTGCTGGCTTATAGTTGCTCCTGTGCTCATCACT GTCATCCTGATTTTCTCCATCATTCAGTTCAAACCAGCCCGCTATGAGCAATACGTCTTCCCTCCCTGGGCTCAGGGGGTCGGCTGGATCATCGCCTTGGCCTCCATCATCTGGATTCCTTTGGGTGCCATTCACACTTTGTGGGTGCTGCCTGGCTCAATCGTGGAG AAGTTAAAGCTGTCCCTTACACCGTACGCGCTGAATGAAAAGTCAAAAATGCCGTACTATGAGAGGGGAGGACCAGAAGGAAATCCAGACATAGCTGTCATCAGCCCCGTCTTTGATCTACCTGAAAAACATCCAGCTGAAACATACTTCTGA